The proteins below are encoded in one region of Kineococcus rhizosphaerae:
- a CDS encoding alkaline phosphatase D family protein, with the protein MTEPTPTPSTSSSPRRRAVLTGAAGAGLVTATAWPAFAAQESPTPRPRTLASSIGRLGDPFTLGVASGEPTADGFVLWTRLAPYPYAADGRGGMPDRDVPVEWELADDEDFRRVVRSGRTRAISALGHSVHVELTGLPAGREFFYRFRLAGQGGTISPVGLTRTAPAATSSSRALTMAFASCAQYEHGWFTAYRRLAEEEPDVVLFLGDYIYEYTANDYVSPSGNNVRDHMGPETKTLGDYRLRHAQYKADPDLQAAHAVAPWIVTWDDHEVENNYAGLVAEEQEPYPTVEEFTARRAAAYQAYYENMPLRAAARPRGADMQLYRRLQWGALASFHVLDTRQYRDDQADGDTFGTNGPERDEPQRSIMGADQEKWLLDGVQSSGATWNVIAQQVMFHEHDYVPGLDRGYNPDSWDGYTANRQRLLDGFVDRGVDNPVVLSGDVHKHYAADLARFADDQNSVPVGVELVCTSITSGGDGGDTYATRDSELADNPDLKLANNQRGYVVARLDRRELRADFQVLDQVSQPGSPVSTRASFVVDAGRPGLQEA; encoded by the coding sequence GTGACTGAGCCCACCCCCACCCCTTCCACGTCCTCGTCGCCCCGCCGCCGCGCCGTCCTGACCGGCGCCGCCGGCGCCGGCCTGGTCACCGCCACCGCCTGGCCGGCCTTCGCGGCCCAGGAATCCCCGACGCCTCGCCCCCGGACCCTCGCGTCGAGCATCGGCCGCCTGGGCGACCCCTTCACCCTGGGTGTCGCTTCCGGTGAACCCACCGCCGACGGGTTCGTGCTGTGGACGCGCCTGGCGCCGTACCCCTACGCCGCCGACGGGCGCGGGGGCATGCCCGACCGCGACGTCCCCGTGGAGTGGGAACTGGCCGACGACGAGGACTTCCGGCGCGTCGTGCGCAGCGGCCGCACCCGCGCGATCTCGGCGCTGGGTCACAGCGTGCACGTGGAGCTGACGGGGCTGCCCGCGGGGCGGGAGTTCTTCTACCGGTTCCGGCTGGCCGGCCAGGGCGGGACGATCTCGCCGGTGGGTCTGACCCGCACCGCCCCGGCCGCGACCTCCTCCAGTCGGGCGCTGACCATGGCGTTCGCGTCCTGCGCGCAGTACGAGCACGGCTGGTTCACCGCCTACCGGCGCCTGGCCGAGGAGGAACCGGACGTGGTCCTCTTCCTGGGCGACTACATCTACGAGTACACCGCCAACGACTACGTCTCCCCGTCGGGCAACAACGTCCGCGACCACATGGGCCCGGAGACGAAGACCCTGGGCGACTACCGGCTGCGCCACGCCCAGTACAAGGCCGACCCCGACCTGCAGGCCGCGCACGCGGTGGCGCCCTGGATCGTGACGTGGGACGACCACGAGGTCGAGAACAACTACGCCGGGCTCGTCGCCGAGGAGCAGGAGCCGTACCCCACGGTGGAGGAGTTCACCGCCCGGCGGGCCGCGGCCTACCAGGCGTACTACGAGAACATGCCGCTGCGCGCCGCGGCCCGGCCCCGTGGGGCGGACATGCAGTTGTACCGCCGACTGCAGTGGGGCGCGCTGGCCAGCTTCCACGTGCTCGACACCCGCCAGTACCGCGACGACCAGGCCGACGGGGACACGTTCGGCACCAACGGCCCCGAACGCGACGAACCGCAGCGGTCCATCATGGGCGCCGACCAAGAGAAGTGGCTGCTCGACGGGGTGCAGTCCTCGGGCGCGACGTGGAACGTCATCGCCCAGCAGGTCATGTTCCACGAGCACGACTACGTGCCCGGTCTCGACCGCGGCTACAACCCCGACTCCTGGGACGGGTACACCGCCAACCGGCAGCGTCTGCTGGACGGTTTCGTCGACCGCGGGGTCGACAATCCCGTCGTCCTGTCCGGGGACGTCCACAAGCACTACGCCGCGGACCTGGCCCGGTTCGCCGACGACCAGAACTCCGTCCCGGTGGGCGTCGAACTGGTCTGCACGTCCATCACCTCCGGCGGGGACGGCGGCGACACCTACGCCACCCGCGACAGCGAACTCGCCGACAACCCGGACCTGAAGCTCGCCAACAACCAGCGCGGGTACGTCGTGGCCCGCCTGGACCGGCGCGAGCTGCGCGCCGACTTCCAGGTGCTGGACCAGGTGTCCCAGCCCGGCTCGCCCGTCAGCACCCGCGCCAGCTTCGTCGTCGACGCGGGCCGGCCCGGGCTGCAGGAGGCCTGA
- a CDS encoding PP2C family protein-serine/threonine phosphatase: MSDLFDSHARDAAAPLGDQPALDAALPHVVHDYPAAVMLVDTASNQIVYVNDLARQLAPDVTLPIDVEDWSRAAGLQVAAGGELVDSATPLTQVAQGDPERGRQISAALRSQATEAREALWAIGMPLLDAPPPLRARSLLILMPVRFPTAVADVTDAAVVGRAHRSVLASGLALAISDPTAEDDPLIWVSRSFEELTGYTREEVVGRNCRLLQGDDTLPADVAHLRDGIAQEQTVSKTILNYRQDGSAFYNHVVISPVFDAEGRLTHRVGVLTDVTGQVLAARELEEAHAEADRARKAQAAAEEVGRFGRLLLVLSESLTATVTVEDVAATVSDVVARELGAAGGGLLLADATQTHLDFVSMDAMPQDTDAAWSRLTWNEDAPISLAARSRQGVFYRDHHALAKAHPSITEHADVPAMGATANVPLLLGRDVVGVIFLFWNEPHVLPTAQRAALQAAARYTAQAVQRATLIAERRTAAETLQNSLLTRLPEPDHLELRARYVPAATEEHVGGDWYDAITLPDGATTLVIGDVTGHDMTAAAHMGQLRGLLRAFAFDREEPPADIVNRLDRALLGLHIDGLATLVLARIEQTEDDAQAGLRRLRWTNAGHLPPVLLLADGTTRVLDTEPEMLIGLAPDSPRSNHSEALPPGSTLLLYTDGLVEHRGRSITDGVDDLRQVLTGAKDLPLEELLDRVVDELVGDSPDDDCAMLAVRAHRQDRPRPAEAGPNRSA, translated from the coding sequence GTGAGTGATCTGTTCGACAGCCATGCGCGGGACGCCGCGGCGCCTCTGGGCGACCAGCCAGCTCTAGACGCCGCGCTGCCGCACGTGGTTCACGACTACCCCGCCGCGGTGATGCTGGTGGACACCGCGTCCAATCAGATCGTCTACGTCAACGACCTGGCCCGGCAGTTGGCCCCCGACGTGACGCTGCCGATCGACGTCGAGGACTGGTCCCGGGCAGCGGGCTTGCAGGTCGCCGCCGGCGGTGAGCTCGTCGACAGCGCCACGCCGCTGACCCAGGTCGCCCAGGGCGATCCCGAACGTGGACGTCAGATCAGCGCTGCGCTGCGGTCGCAGGCCACCGAGGCGCGTGAGGCCCTGTGGGCGATCGGCATGCCCCTGCTCGACGCCCCACCGCCGCTGCGGGCACGCTCGCTGTTGATCCTCATGCCCGTGCGCTTCCCCACAGCCGTCGCCGACGTCACCGACGCCGCGGTCGTGGGACGCGCCCACCGTTCGGTGCTGGCCAGTGGCCTGGCCCTGGCCATCAGCGACCCGACGGCCGAGGACGACCCACTCATCTGGGTCAGCCGCAGCTTCGAGGAACTCACCGGCTACACCCGCGAGGAGGTGGTGGGCCGCAACTGCCGGTTGCTGCAAGGTGACGACACGCTCCCTGCCGACGTTGCTCATCTGCGGGACGGCATCGCCCAGGAGCAGACAGTCAGCAAGACCATCCTGAACTACCGCCAGGACGGGTCGGCTTTCTACAACCACGTCGTCATCTCCCCCGTCTTCGACGCCGAGGGGCGGCTGACGCACCGGGTGGGAGTCCTGACCGACGTCACCGGCCAGGTCCTCGCCGCCCGCGAGCTGGAAGAGGCCCACGCCGAGGCTGACCGCGCTCGAAAGGCGCAGGCCGCCGCGGAGGAGGTGGGCCGCTTCGGACGGCTGCTGTTGGTGCTGAGCGAGTCCTTGACCGCGACCGTGACCGTGGAGGACGTGGCCGCCACCGTCAGCGACGTCGTGGCCCGCGAACTGGGGGCCGCAGGTGGGGGCTTGCTGTTGGCCGACGCCACCCAGACTCACCTCGACTTCGTGTCGATGGACGCCATGCCTCAGGACACCGACGCCGCCTGGTCGAGGCTGACGTGGAACGAGGACGCACCGATCTCACTGGCCGCCCGCAGTCGTCAAGGCGTCTTCTACCGAGACCACCACGCGCTGGCGAAGGCCCACCCCTCGATCACCGAACACGCCGACGTCCCCGCGATGGGCGCCACCGCCAACGTGCCGCTGCTGCTGGGCCGCGACGTGGTGGGCGTGATCTTCCTGTTCTGGAACGAACCGCACGTCCTGCCCACGGCGCAACGGGCCGCGTTGCAAGCCGCTGCGCGCTACACGGCGCAGGCCGTCCAGCGGGCCACGTTGATCGCCGAGCGTCGAACCGCAGCTGAGACGCTGCAGAACTCCCTGCTGACCAGGCTTCCCGAACCTGACCACCTCGAACTGCGGGCCCGGTACGTCCCCGCCGCCACCGAGGAGCACGTGGGCGGAGACTGGTACGACGCGATCACCCTCCCCGACGGAGCGACCACCCTCGTCATCGGTGACGTCACCGGTCACGACATGACCGCTGCCGCGCACATGGGCCAGCTGCGCGGTCTGCTGCGCGCCTTCGCCTTCGACCGGGAAGAACCACCTGCCGACATCGTCAACCGCCTCGACCGCGCCCTGCTGGGTCTGCACATCGACGGTCTGGCGACTCTGGTCCTCGCGCGCATCGAGCAGACCGAGGACGACGCGCAGGCCGGCCTGCGTCGCCTGCGGTGGACCAACGCGGGTCACCTTCCTCCGGTCCTGCTGCTGGCGGACGGCACGACGCGGGTGCTGGACACCGAGCCGGAGATGCTGATCGGGCTGGCTCCTGACTCACCGCGCTCCAACCACAGTGAGGCACTGCCTCCCGGGTCCACGCTGCTGCTCTACACCGACGGGCTCGTGGAGCACCGTGGCCGCAGCATCACCGACGGCGTGGACGATCTGCGACAGGTCTTGACCGGTGCGAAGGACCTGCCCCTGGAGGAGTTGCTCGATCGCGTCGTTGACGAGCTCGTGGGCGACTCACCCGACGACGACTGCGCGATGCTCGCCGTGCGAGCTCACCGTCAAGACCGTCCTCGTCCCGCCGAGGCAGGCCCCAACCGGTCGGCCTGA